In Labrus mixtus chromosome 11, fLabMix1.1, whole genome shotgun sequence, a single window of DNA contains:
- the myh14 gene encoding myosin-10 isoform X2 codes for MTKPVGGGANDVTRFLTSGAGPGPGSPNSNAAFSAASQADWAAKRLVWVPSEKHGFESASIREERGDEVEVELTDSQRRITLSREEVQRMNPPRFSKVEDMADLTCLNEASVLHNLRERYYSGLIYTYSGLFCVVVNPYKNLPIYTEAIVEMYRGKKRHEMPPHIYAISEAAYRSMLQDREDQAILCTGESGAGKTENTKKVIQYLAHVASSHKGGTPGRNKEAIQMDGSRSLTRGSTLGNRGELERQLLQANPILEAFGNAKTVKNDNSSRFGKFIRINFDVAGYIVGANIETYLLEKSRATRQAKDERTFHIFYQLLCGTSEETKADLLLGTADQYRFLSGGAIAVPGQSDSENFTQTMDSMAIMGFTPEESLSMLKVISAVLQFGNISFMKEKNQDQASMPDNTAAQKLCHLLGINVLEFTRAILTPRIKVGREYVQKAQTKEQADFAVEALAKATYERLFRWLVHRVNRALDRRQRQGASFIGILDIAGFEIFQLNSFEQLCINYTNEKLQQLFNHTMFILEQEEYQREGIEWNFIDFGLDLQPCIDLIEKPTHPPGVLALLDEECWFPRATDRSFVEKVSTEQGNHPKYFRSKQPRGEADFSIIHYAGKVDYKANDWLVKNMDPLNDNVASLLHQSSDHFVSELWKEDIQTLPRVYFFDSYATIQANGSDMDRIIGLDQVSTGENSGPVNFGASGLKTKKGMFRTVGQLYKESLTKLMATLRNTNPNFLRCIIPNHEKRAGKLAPNLVLDQLRCNGVLEGIRICRQGFPNRIPFQEFRQRYEILTPNAIPRTFMDGKQASELMIKALELDHNLFRVGQSKVFFRAGVLGHLEEERDLKITDTIIRFQSAARGYLARKAFLKKQQQLSAMRVMQRNCAAYLKLRNWQWWRLFTKVKPLLQVSRQDEEIQAREGQLQKAKDNLTRVEQEFSELDQKHAQLLEEKSVLADQLQAEAELFAEAEEMRARLATRKQELEEVMGEMESRLEEEEERTAQLTNEKKKMQQNIQDLEEQLEEEESARQRLLLEKVTLETKVKSLETDLMNAVEQRDRLSKDKKQFEERLSEVTDQLTEEEEKTKSLNKLKNKQEAVIADLEERLKREEQGRLEQEKMRRRMENETVEAQEQLSDLGMMSSELRGSLSQKEKEITSLQGRLEEEGARRAEAQRSLREAMSQVSELKEEVENERGMRERAEKQRRDLGEELEALRTELEDTLDTTAAQQELRSRRESELNDLQRRVEDETRHHEAQLSELRVKHSAAIDGLQEQLDNSKRARQSLEKAKVLLEEERQNLTSELKSLQAGRTESERGRKRAESQLQEVSARLTQADREKEEKEERVHKLQCEIETVSSSLSSYDTKSLRLSKEVSSLEGQLNDAKEQLQDETRQKMALGSRVRALEEEKNGLMERLEEEEERNKELSRQIQTHTQQLAELRKQSEEVNTAVESGEETRRKLQRELDSTMAREKQKEEEKERVERQRERLREEIEDMTLALQRERQNCMALEKRQKKFDQCLAEEKAVGARLSEEKDRAEADSREKDTRYLSLSRALQEAQDQREELERSNKQLRIEMEQLVNQQDDVGKNVHELERARRALDTEVQSLRVQTQELEEELSEAENSRLRLEVTLQALKAQFEREIGNSEEKGEEKRRALSKQVRELEIQLEEERSQRSQAVSSKKQLEAELQDTEAQVETTTRGKEEAVKQLRRLQGQMKEALRELDELKLSREEVIAQSKDSEKKIQILEAEVLQYTEELSVSERQRRQAQQERDEVADEMVNSTSGKTAMFEEKRRLDARVSQLEEELEEEQSNAELVAERQRKTALQVETLTVQLQGERTLAQKAESAREQLERQNKELKARLGEMEGAVRGKNRLSVAALEAKIESMEEQLEQERQERAMANKMVRKTEKKLKEVMMQAEDERRHADQYREQLDKSMVRLKQLKRQLEEVEEENSRSNAQKRKLQRELEEFTDSSQTMAREITSLRSQLRRAPLPLAMRGRRALVDDLSYENSDSEEPPASPTPSSGFPGTPTPSSEHSLDPPPPYSVNNTE; via the exons ATGACCAAGCCAGTGGGGGGCGGTGCCAATGATGTCACCCGCTTCCTGACATCAGGGGCGGGGCCAGGACCTGGGTCCCCAAACTCCAACGCTGCGTTCTCCGCCGCCAGCCAGGCCGACTGGGCAGCAAAGAGGCTGGTGTGGGTGCCGTCAGAGAAGCATGGCTTCGAG TCGGCCAGTATTCGAGAAGAGCGCGGTGatgaggtggaggtggagctCACAGACAGCCAGCGTCGGATCACTCTCTCCAGAGAAGAGGTGCAGCGGATGAACCCCCCACGTTTCAGTAAAGTGGAGGACATGGCCGACCTTACCTGCCTCAACGAAGCCTCCGTGCTTCACAACCTGAGAGAGAGATACTACTCGGGCCTGATCTAC ACATATTCAGGGCTGTTTTGTGTGGTGGTGAATCCGTACAAGAACCTGCCCATCTACACAGAGGCCATCGTGGAGATGTACAGAGGCAAAAAACGCCACGAGATGCCCCCGCACATCTACGCCATATCAGAGGCCGCCTATCGTAGCATGCTACAAG ACCGAGAAGATCAGGCGATCCTTTGCAC aggCGAGTCTGGAGCTGGGAAAACAGAGAACACAAAGAAAGTCATCCAGTATTTAGCTCACGTTGCCTCCTCCCATAAAGGGGGCACACCGGGCAGGAACAAGGAGGCTATACAG ATGGATGGCTCTAGATCCTTAACAAGAGGCAGCACTTTGGGAAACAGG GGTGAGCTGGAGAGACAGCTGCTGCAGGCCAACCCCATACTGGAGGCCTTCGGCAACGCGAAGACAGTCAAAAACGACAACTCATCCAGATTT ggTAAATTCATCCGCATCAATTTTGACGTTGCGGGGTACATTGTCGGTGCCAACATTGAGACCT ATCTCCTTGAAAAGTCCCGGGCCACCCGGCAGGCCAAAGATGAGAGGACGTTCCACATCTTTTACCAGCTGCTGTGTGGAACATCAGAAGAGACGAAAG CTGACCTGCTCCTTGGAACTGCTGACCAGTACCGCTTCCTCAGTGGAGGCGCCATCGCGGTTCCAGGTCAGAGCGACTCGGAGAACTTCACCCAGACCATGGACTCCATGGCCATCATGGGCTTCACCCCTGAGGAGTCACTAT CCATGCTGAAGGTGATCTCTGCTGTGCTCCAGTTTGGGAACATTTCCTTCATGAAAGAGAAGAACCAGGACCAGGCCTCCATGCCTGATAACACAGCTGCTCAGAAACTGTGCCACCTGCTGGGCATCAACGTGCTGGAGTTCACCCGGGCCATCCTCACTCCTAGGATCAAAGTGGGTCGGGAGTATGTGCAGAAGGCGCAGACCAAAGAGCAG GCTGACTTTGCTGTGGAGGCTTTAGCAAAGGCAACGTATGAGCGTCTGTTCAGATGGCTGGTGCACAGGGTCAACAGAGCTCTGGACcgcagacagagacagggagccTCCTTTATAGGAATCCTTGATATCGCTGGATTTGAGATCTTCCAG CTAAATTCATTCGAGCAGCTGTGTATCAACTACACCAacgagaagctgcagcagctcttcaACCACACCATGTTCAtcctggagcaggaggagtaTCAGCGAGAGGGCATCGAATGGAACTTCATCGACTTTGGCCTGGACTTACAGCCGTGCATCGACCTCATCGAGAAACCA ACTCACCCGCCTGGTGTTCTGGCCCTGCTGGATGAAGAGTGCTGGTTCCCCCGGGCTACAGACCGCTCTTTTGTAGAGAAGGTCTCCACTGAGCAAGGCAACCATCCAAAATACTTCCGATCAAAGCAGCCGCGCGGGGAGGCTGACTTCTCCATCATTCACTATGCTGGAAAG GTGGACTACAAGGCCAATGATTGGCTGGTGAAGAACATGGATCCTCTGAACGACAACGTGGCGTCTCTTCTGCACCAGTCGTCTGATCACTTTGTGTCAGAACTTTGGAAAGAAG ATATTCAAACTCTTCCTCGTGTGTACTTCTTTGACTCCTATGCCACAATACAGGCCAATGGCTCCGACA tggACAGGATCATTGGTCTGGACCAGGTTTCTACGGGAGAGAACAGCGGCCCGGTCAACTTCGGAGCTTCAGGTCTGAAGACGAAGAAGGGAATGTTCAGGACTGTTGGTCAGCTCTACAAGGAGTCTCTCACCAAGCTGATGGCCACACTGAGGAACACAAACCCCAACTTCCTGCGCTGCATCATCCCCAACCACGAGAAGAGG gccgGTAAGCTTGCCCCCAATCTGGTTTTGGACCAGCTGAGGTGTAATGGGGTTCTGGAGGGGATCCGTATCTGCAGACAAGGCTTCCCTAACCGCATCCCATTTCAGGAGTTTaggcagag ATACGAGATCCTGACTCCCAACGCTATCCCTCGCACCTTCATGGATGGCAAACAGGCATCAGAACTCATG ATCAAAGCTTTGGAACTGGACCACAACTTGTTCAGGGTGGGTCAGAGTAAAGTCTTCTTCCGAGCTGGAGTCCTGGGTCAcctggaggaagaaagagacCTTAAGATCACAGACACCATCATACGCTTCCAGAGTGCAGCCAGAGGCTACCTCGCACGCAA agccttcttaaagaagcagcagcagctgagcgCAATGAGGGTCATGCAGAGGAACTGTGCTGCTTACCTCAAACTCAGGAACTGGCAGTGGTGGCGTCTGTTTACAAAG GTGAAGCCACTGCTGCAAGTGTCCCGGCAAGATGAGGAGATCCAGGCCAGAGAAGGTCAGCTCCAGAAGGCCAAAGACAATCTCACCCGAGTGGAGCAAGAGTTTTCTGAACTGGACCAGAAACACGCTCag ctgctggaggagaagtCGGTGCTGGCTGACCAGCTGCAGGCGGAGGCAGAACTGTTTGCAGAGGCGGAGGAGATGAGGGCCAGGTTAGCAACTCGGAaacaggagctggaggaggtgatGGGCGAGATGGAGAGTCGGcttgaggaagaggaggagagaactGCGCAACTCAccaatgagaagaagaagatgcagCAGAATATACAG GACCTAGAGGAACagttagaggaggaggaaagtgcACGGCAGCGCCTCCTGCTGGAGAAGGTGACTTTGGAGACCAAAGTAAAGAGTCTAGAAACAGATCTGATGAATGCAGTGGAGCAGAGAGACCGACTCAGCAAG gacaaaaaacagtttgaggaGCGTCTGAGTGAAGTTACCGATCAGCtcactgaggaagaggagaaaacaaagagtCTGAACAAACTCAagaacaaacaggaagctgtcatCGCTGACCTTGAAG agcgTCTGAAGCGTGAGGAGCAGGGTCGCCTAGAGCaggagaagatgaggaggaggatggagaacGAAACTGTGGAGGCCCAGGAGCAGCTATCAGATCTGGGCATGATGTCCTCTGAGCTAAGGGGCAGTCTGTctcagaaagagaaagagatcaCCAGCCTGCAGGGCCG GTTGGAGGAAGAGGGAGCGCGACGTGCAGAAGCTCAGAGGTCACTGAGGGAGGCCATGTCCCAGGTGTCTGagctgaaggaggaggtggagaatgAACGAGGGATGAGGGAAAGGGCAGAGAAACAGAGGCGGGACCTCGGGGAGGAACTGGAGGCTTTGAGGACTGAGCTGGAGGACACTCTGGACACCACGGCTGCCCAGCAGGAGCTAAG GTCTCGTCGTGAGTCTGAGTTAAATGATCTCCAGCGGCGTGTTGAAGATGAAACTCGCCACCACGAGGCCCAGCTATCAGAACTCCGAGTCAAACACAGCGCTGCCATAGACGGCCTGCAGGAACAGCTAGACAACAGCAAGAGG GCACGTCAGTCGTTGGAGAAGGCCAAGGTATTGCTGGAGGAAGAGAGGCAGAATTTGACCTCCGAGCTCAAGAGCCTCCAAGCGGGTcgcacagagagcgagagaggccGCAAGAGGGCTGAGAGTCAGCTGCAGGAGGTCAGCGCCCGATTGACTCAGGCcgacagagagaaggaggagaaagaggagcgGGTGCACAAGCTACAG TGTGAGATTGAAACCGTCTCCAGCAGTTTGTCCTCCTATGACACCAAATCACTTCGCCTCTCTAAAGAGGTCAGCAGCCTGGAGGGCCAGCTGAACGACGCAAAG GAACAGCTGCAGGATGAAACTCGTCAAAAGATGGCTCTGGGCTCTCGGGTACGAgcgctggaggaggagaagaacgGTCTGATGGAGAGactcgaggaggaggaggagaggaataaAGAGTTGAGCCGGCAGATTCAGACTCACACACAACAG CTTGCAGAGCTCCGTAAGCAGTCAGAGGAGGTGAACACCGCGGTGGAATCCGGAGAGGAGACGCGCAGGAAACTCCAGCGAGAGCTAGACAGCACCATGGCGAGGGagaagcagaaggaggaggagaaggagagagtggagagacagagggagcgaCTGAGGGAGGAGATAGAGGACATGACGCTtgcactgcagagagagaggcagaactGTATGGCCCTGGAGAAGCGGCAGAAGAAGTTTGACCAG TGTCTGGCGGAGGAGAAGGCGGTGGGCGCTCGGCTGTCAGAGGAGAAGGACAGAGCAGAGGCAGACAGCCGAGAGAAGGACACAAGATATTTGTCCCTTTCCCGAGCCCTGCAG gAGGCCCAGGACCAGAGGGAAGAGCTTGAGAGGTCTAACAAGCAGCTCCGTATTGAAATGGAACAGCTTGTGAACCAGCAGGATGATGTCGGCAAAAAC GTCCACGAGCTGGAGCGGGCCAGGAGGGCTTTAGACACGGAGGTTCAGAGCCTGCGGGTTCAGAcgcaggagctggaggaggagctgtcaGAGGCGGAGAACTCGAGGCTGAGGCTGGAGGTCACCCTGCAGGCGCTCAAGGCTCAGTTTGAGAGGGAGATAGGCAACAGCGAGgagaagggagaggagaagaggagggctCTCAGcaaacag GTTAGGGAGTTGGAGatccagctggaggaggagaggagtcagcGGTCTCAGGCCGTGTCTTCCAAGAAACAGCTGGAAGCAGAACTGCAGGACACTGAGGCCCAGGTGGAGACAACCACCCGCGGCAAAGAAGAGGCTGTGAAGCAGCTAAGGAGgctgcag GGTCAAATGAAAGAAGCTCTGCGTGAGCTTGATGAGCTCAAGTTGTCTCGGGAAGAGGTGATCGCCCAGTCGAAAGACAGCGAAAAGAAGATCCAGATACTGGAAGCAGAAGTCCTGCAGTACACTGAG GAACTCTCTGTgtcagagaggcagaggagacagGCTCAGCAGGAAAGAGACGAGGTGGCTGATGAGATGGTCAACAGCACCTCTGGAAA gacGGCAATGtttgaagagaagaggaggttaGACGCACGAGTCagtcagctggaggaggagctagaggaggagcagagtAACGCTGAACTTgtggcagagagacagaggaagactgCCCTACAG GTGGAGACTCTGACGGTGCAGCTGCAGGGGGAGAGGACTCTGGCCCAGAAGGCAGAGTCGGCACGGGAGCAGCTGGAGAGGCAGAACAAGGAGCTGAAGGCCCGACTTGGGGAGATGGAGGGAGCAGTCAGGGGAAAAAACAGGCTCAGCGTTGCCGCCCTGGAGGCCAAGATAGAGTCgatggaggagcagctggagcaagagagaca GGAACGAGCCATGGCAAACAAAATGGTGCGGAAGACGGAGAAGAAACTGAAGGAGGTGATGATGCAGGCGGAAGACGAGAGGAGACATGCAGACCAGTACAGAGAACAG ctggATAAGTCGATGGTCCGCCTGAAGCAGCTGAAGAGGCAGCTGGAGGAGGTCGAGGAGGAGAACTCTCGCTCCAATGCTCAGAAGAGAAAGCTGCAGAGGGAGCTGGAGGAGTTTACGGACAGCAGTCAGACCATGGCGCGAGAGATCACGTCTCTCCGCAGCCAGCTCAG GCGAGCACCGTTGCCCCTGGCGATGCGTGGACGCAGAGCACTGGTTGACGACCTCTCGTATGAGAATTCTGACTCAGAGGAGCCCCCTGCATCACCAACCCCCTCTTCTGGATTCCCAGGGACCCCAACTCCTTCCTCTGAACACAGCCTGGACCCTCCGCCACCCTACAGCGTCAACAACACAGAGTGA